Proteins found in one Candidatus Syntrophosphaera sp. genomic segment:
- a CDS encoding M23 family metallopeptidase, protein MKEERFLPELEPETYPDRRIKLILDNMGIKHSVAFRPWVLILLVLLLVLGLALLGFFAFQGQNSELSSRLRRLETENDYLREKLDLYETELDSINVRLDTLGVYRKEAATAYPHFGKQDPLAPNRLQVNPGLGRKLDSIELKLATLKQQVEFGSSDVGLSFILPEEFDTHGDGIPAIHPTFGQLTDGWGHRYHPITLEFEYHYGLDIANRVGTPIYATADGIVSRAQNVNGYGKMITIEHTDGYQTLYGHLYSFKVRPGDLVCKGQIIGLMGNTGLSTGPHLHYAVSRNGRQLNPTVYLNRIDTNTYAAR, encoded by the coding sequence ATGAAAGAAGAACGATTCTTGCCAGAGCTGGAGCCGGAGACCTATCCGGACCGGCGGATCAAGCTGATCCTGGACAACATGGGGATCAAGCACAGCGTGGCTTTTCGCCCCTGGGTCCTGATTCTGCTCGTTCTGCTCTTGGTTCTGGGGCTGGCGCTTTTGGGCTTTTTCGCCTTTCAGGGGCAGAACTCCGAGCTTAGCTCCCGGCTGCGGAGGCTGGAGACTGAAAACGACTATTTGCGCGAAAAGCTGGACCTCTATGAGACGGAGCTCGATTCCATCAACGTCCGGCTGGACACGCTGGGCGTGTATAGAAAAGAGGCGGCCACCGCCTATCCCCATTTCGGAAAGCAGGACCCCCTGGCTCCGAACCGGCTGCAGGTCAATCCCGGCCTGGGCAGGAAGCTTGATTCGATCGAGCTGAAGCTGGCGACCCTGAAGCAGCAGGTGGAATTCGGATCAAGCGACGTGGGCCTTTCCTTCATACTGCCGGAGGAGTTCGACACCCATGGCGACGGTATTCCGGCGATCCATCCCACTTTTGGCCAGCTCACTGACGGCTGGGGACACCGCTACCATCCCATCACCCTGGAATTCGAGTATCACTACGGACTGGACATCGCCAACAGGGTCGGCACTCCGATCTACGCCACGGCGGATGGGATCGTCTCCCGAGCGCAGAATGTCAACGGCTATGGCAAGATGATCACCATTGAGCATACCGACGGCTATCAGACCCTCTACGGGCATCTCTACAGCTTCAAGGTGCGCCCCGGGGATTTGGTCTGCAAGGGCCAGATCATCGGCCTGATGGGCAACACGGGGCTTTCGACTGGTCCACACCTGCACTACGCGGTCTCCCGCAACGGCAGGCAGCTCAATCCCACGGTCTATTTGAACCGCATCGACACCAACACCTACGCCGCCAGATGA
- the xseB gene encoding exodeoxyribonuclease VII small subunit: protein MNEARESELLSFEKAIQALEGVVEKMTREQLSLDEMIALYEEGIGYLHLCQKNLEGAETKIRMLNARIKQAEENEGENG from the coding sequence ATGAACGAAGCTCGGGAAAGCGAATTGCTCAGCTTTGAAAAGGCCATCCAGGCCCTGGAAGGAGTTGTGGAAAAGATGACCAGGGAACAACTTAGCCTGGATGAAATGATCGCCCTCTATGAAGAAGGGATCGGCTATCTGCACCTTTGCCAGAAAAACCTGGAGGGGGCGGAAACCAAGATCAGGATGCTCAACGCCCGGATCAAGCAGGCCGAGGAAAACGAGGGCGAAAATGGATAG
- a CDS encoding thiamine diphosphokinase — protein sequence MRISRKKAWLFTARSPEEIFSSYASIDPGADLLVAVDGGLERVDRLGLKPSLIIGDMDSVSPALLKRYSRTCQLAYPSRKNESDTELAILWCLEQEAGEIVICNDLEGRFDHALALVQNLSLARQRGVEASIESERQRLFWLEENTSLEGCQGCVISLFAWRGKALFRDSEGLDYSLQDLAMAEDQTRGLSNRIIAPEARIKLISGQVLAILAK from the coding sequence ATGAGGATATCGCGAAAAAAAGCCTGGCTGTTCACGGCCCGCAGCCCGGAGGAGATCTTTTCCAGCTACGCGTCCATCGACCCTGGCGCGGACCTGTTGGTGGCAGTGGATGGCGGTTTGGAGCGCGTGGACCGGTTGGGGCTCAAGCCCTCTCTGATCATCGGGGACATGGATTCCGTTTCCCCGGCTCTGCTGAAGAGGTATTCACGCACCTGCCAACTGGCCTATCCGAGCCGCAAGAACGAGAGCGACACGGAACTTGCCATTCTCTGGTGCCTGGAGCAGGAAGCGGGAGAGATCGTGATCTGCAACGACCTGGAGGGACGATTCGACCATGCCCTGGCTCTGGTGCAAAACCTATCCCTGGCGCGGCAGAGAGGGGTGGAGGCCAGCATCGAATCAGAACGGCAGCGCCTTTTCTGGCTGGAGGAGAACACTTCGCTGGAGGGCTGTCAGGGCTGCGTCATCTCGCTTTTCGCCTGGAGGGGCAAGGCATTGTTCCGGGATTCTGAGGGGCTGGATTATTCCCTGCAAGACCTGGCCATGGCTGAAGACCAGACCCGCGGGCTCAGCAACCGGATCATCGCTCCGGAAGCGCGGATAAAGCTGATTTCCGGACAGGTTCTGGCGATTCTGGCGAAATAA